A single genomic interval of Lepisosteus oculatus isolate fLepOcu1 chromosome 12, fLepOcu1.hap2, whole genome shotgun sequence harbors:
- the LOC107078840 gene encoding ubiquitin carboxyl-terminal hydrolase 29-like isoform X2: MPCCGCFSWCFRKTRPQKACEGSKTPHRRKDRWAVRSGKVDTVSTAGTPDSTGDPGAQQKGQLDTRPYSQGEEVSCVVQTELPQHSPSSAQQSAPDRGGAADGRQVQEKTSPRTSSPGLPDTELSGSDTLAAHNRRGQRPAALFLTGQLQCRVLLSRTAPPLSVRAPFRETTQLLGVPNLGNSCYMNAALQCLSGLPSFSNYILREGHSWDTMPQTRRLRLHQNWIL; the protein is encoded by the exons ATGCCGTGTTGTGGATGTTTTTCTTGGTGCTTTCGGAAG ACTCGACCCCAGAAAGCCTGTGAGGGGAGCAAAACACCGCACAGGAGGAAAGACAGATGGGCTGTAAGGTCAGGTAAGGTGGACACAGTGTCCACAGCTGGGACCCCAGACAGCACTGGGGACCCTGGGGCCCAGCAGAAGGGACAGCTGGACACACGACCTTACAGCCAGGGAGAGGAGGTCTCCTGTGTGGTCCAGACTGAGCTCCCCCAACACAG CCCCAGCAGCGCCCAGCAGTCTGCTCCTGACAGAGGAGGAGCTGCTGATGGGCGTCAGGTCCAGGAGAAGACCAGCCCCAGGACCTCTTCTCCTGGCCTGCCTGACACAGAGCTTTCTGGGTCAGACACTCTCGCAGCTCACAACAG gaGGGGGCAGAGACCAGCAGCCCTCTTCCTCACTGGACAG CTCCAGTGTCGTGTGCTGCTCTCCAGGACAGCGCCTCCTCTCAGCGTCAGAGCGCCCTTCAGAGAGACCACCCAGCTCCTGGG GGTCCCCAACCTGGGAAACAGCTGCTACATGAACGCTGCCCTGCAGTGTCTCTCTGGCCTACCGTCCTTCTCCAACTACATCCTGAGGGAGGGACACAGCTGGGACACGATGCCCCAGACTCGGCGGCTCAG GCTTCACCAGAATTGGATCCTGTAG
- the LOC107078840 gene encoding ubiquitin carboxyl-terminal hydrolase 37-like isoform X1, whose protein sequence is MPCCGCFSWCFRKTRPQKACEGSKTPHRRKDRWAVRSGKVDTVSTAGTPDSTGDPGAQQKGQLDTRPYSQGEEVSCVVQTELPQHSPSSAQQSAPDRGGAADGRQVQEKTSPRTSSPGLPDTELSGSDTLAAHNRRGQRPAALFLTGQLQCRVLLSRTAPPLSVRAPFRETTQLLGVPNLGNSCYMNAALQCLSGLPSFSNYILREGHSWDTMPQTRRLRSFAHLLAGRNQSSLSQKEEQLRCIKTVISAAYEEFCGDRQQLRASKLRHVSLCHIY, encoded by the exons ATGCCGTGTTGTGGATGTTTTTCTTGGTGCTTTCGGAAG ACTCGACCCCAGAAAGCCTGTGAGGGGAGCAAAACACCGCACAGGAGGAAAGACAGATGGGCTGTAAGGTCAGGTAAGGTGGACACAGTGTCCACAGCTGGGACCCCAGACAGCACTGGGGACCCTGGGGCCCAGCAGAAGGGACAGCTGGACACACGACCTTACAGCCAGGGAGAGGAGGTCTCCTGTGTGGTCCAGACTGAGCTCCCCCAACACAG CCCCAGCAGCGCCCAGCAGTCTGCTCCTGACAGAGGAGGAGCTGCTGATGGGCGTCAGGTCCAGGAGAAGACCAGCCCCAGGACCTCTTCTCCTGGCCTGCCTGACACAGAGCTTTCTGGGTCAGACACTCTCGCAGCTCACAACAG gaGGGGGCAGAGACCAGCAGCCCTCTTCCTCACTGGACAG CTCCAGTGTCGTGTGCTGCTCTCCAGGACAGCGCCTCCTCTCAGCGTCAGAGCGCCCTTCAGAGAGACCACCCAGCTCCTGGG GGTCCCCAACCTGGGAAACAGCTGCTACATGAACGCTGCCCTGCAGTGTCTCTCTGGCCTACCGTCCTTCTCCAACTACATCCTGAGGGAGGGACACAGCTGGGACACGATGCCCCAGACTCGGCGGCTCAG GTCGTTTGCTCACCTGCTTGCAGGGAGGAACCAGAGCAGCCTGAGTCAGAAGGAGGAGCAGCTGAGATGCATTAAAACAGTCATCTCAGCTGCTTATGAGGAGTTCTGTGGAGACAGGCAACAATTGAGAGCTTCAAAACTAAGACATGTATCACTCTGTCACATATATTAG
- the LOC107078840 gene encoding uncharacterized protein isoform X4: protein MPCCGCFSWCFRKTRPQKACEGSKTPHRRKDRWAVRSGKVDTVSTAGTPDSTGDPGAQQKGQLDTRPYSQGEEVSCVVQTELPQHSPSSAQQSAPDRGGAADGRQVQEKTSPRTSSPGLPDTELSGSDTLAAHNSRSADRAPPGGEQQHTEKMRSSGLGGGRDQQPSSSLDSSSVVCCSPGQRLLSASERPSERPPSSWGSEPPIQTVLGADSHTHHKKP, encoded by the exons ATGCCGTGTTGTGGATGTTTTTCTTGGTGCTTTCGGAAG ACTCGACCCCAGAAAGCCTGTGAGGGGAGCAAAACACCGCACAGGAGGAAAGACAGATGGGCTGTAAGGTCAGGTAAGGTGGACACAGTGTCCACAGCTGGGACCCCAGACAGCACTGGGGACCCTGGGGCCCAGCAGAAGGGACAGCTGGACACACGACCTTACAGCCAGGGAGAGGAGGTCTCCTGTGTGGTCCAGACTGAGCTCCCCCAACACAG CCCCAGCAGCGCCCAGCAGTCTGCTCCTGACAGAGGAGGAGCTGCTGATGGGCGTCAGGTCCAGGAGAAGACCAGCCCCAGGACCTCTTCTCCTGGCCTGCCTGACACAGAGCTTTCTGGGTCAGACACTCTCGCAGCTCACAACAG CAGGAGTGCTGACAGGGCGCCCCCAGGTGGTGAGCAGCAGCACACTGAGAAGATGAGGAGCTCAGGTCTAG gaGGGGGCAGAGACCAGCAGCCCTCTTCCTCACTGGACAG CTCCAGTGTCGTGTGCTGCTCTCCAGGACAGCGCCTCCTCTCAGCGTCAGAGCGCCCTTCAGAGAGACCACCCAGCTCCTGGGGTAGTGAACCGCCCATTCAGACAGTTCTAGGAGCGGATTCACACACTCATCACAAGAAGCCATGA
- the LOC107078840 gene encoding uncharacterized protein isoform X3 yields the protein MPCCGCFSWCFRKTRPQKACEGSKTPHRRKDRWAVRSGKVDTVSTAGTPDSTGDPGAQQKGQLDTRPYSQGEEVSCVVQTELPQHSPSSAQQSAPDRGGAADGRQVQEKTSPRTSSPGLPDTELSGSDTLAAHNSSRSADRAPPGGEQQHTEKMRSSGLGGGRDQQPSSSLDSSSVVCCSPGQRLLSASERPSERPPSSWGSEPPIQTVLGADSHTHHKKP from the exons ATGCCGTGTTGTGGATGTTTTTCTTGGTGCTTTCGGAAG ACTCGACCCCAGAAAGCCTGTGAGGGGAGCAAAACACCGCACAGGAGGAAAGACAGATGGGCTGTAAGGTCAGGTAAGGTGGACACAGTGTCCACAGCTGGGACCCCAGACAGCACTGGGGACCCTGGGGCCCAGCAGAAGGGACAGCTGGACACACGACCTTACAGCCAGGGAGAGGAGGTCTCCTGTGTGGTCCAGACTGAGCTCCCCCAACACAG CCCCAGCAGCGCCCAGCAGTCTGCTCCTGACAGAGGAGGAGCTGCTGATGGGCGTCAGGTCCAGGAGAAGACCAGCCCCAGGACCTCTTCTCCTGGCCTGCCTGACACAGAGCTTTCTGGGTCAGACACTCTCGCAGCTCACAACAG TAGCAGGAGTGCTGACAGGGCGCCCCCAGGTGGTGAGCAGCAGCACACTGAGAAGATGAGGAGCTCAGGTCTAG gaGGGGGCAGAGACCAGCAGCCCTCTTCCTCACTGGACAG CTCCAGTGTCGTGTGCTGCTCTCCAGGACAGCGCCTCCTCTCAGCGTCAGAGCGCCCTTCAGAGAGACCACCCAGCTCCTGGGGTAGTGAACCGCCCATTCAGACAGTTCTAGGAGCGGATTCACACACTCATCACAAGAAGCCATGA